One genomic region from Athalia rosae chromosome 3, iyAthRosa1.1, whole genome shotgun sequence encodes:
- the LOC105691847 gene encoding nicotinamidase-like: protein MTIDKELWSEPEGLLEKFDANKDGLIDFDEFRTMCVDLFGNEEVEKHEYRVRDIFDILDSDEDGTLNQEEWERCCKEWTSVVVNPVNVFLIVDVQNDFIEGTLALRDCGKGQDGAEVVAPINRLLAELRWDKVVYSLDWHPENHIGFYENLGLRELHAESKIGKQEAKPFDTVVFLDPHLEQRLWPKHCVIDSWGAQLHKDLVIVPGSDQLRKGKHPNMEAYSVFADNNRENSRELLNILEGVGATDLYVCGLAYDVCVRATCLDGLRQGYRLAVIEDCCRGVDPADIQETRRTIEDNGGLLTDSENTRRLVEGQNRSIVMALQLAKSLGSKILGDKNPEGDE, encoded by the exons GGAGCGAACCTGAGGGActcttggaaaaatttgatgcTAATAAAGACGGTCTGATTGATTTTGACGAGTTTAGAACAATGTGCGTCGATTTGTTCGGTAATGAGGAGGTAGAAAAACACGAGTACAGAGTACGCGACATATTCGATATCCTCGATTCCGACGAGGATGGAACTCTCAATCAGGAAGAATGGGAAAG gtGCTGCAAGGAGTGGACGAGCGTAGTTGTCAACCCTGTGAACGTTTTCTTGATAGTTGACGTTCAAAATGATTTTATAGAAGGAACTTTGGCTCTAAGGGATTGCGGTAAGGGACAGGACGGCGCGGAGGTCGTAGCGCCCATAAATCGATTATTGGCAGAGTTGCGATGGGACAAGGTTGTGTACTCGCTTGATTGGCACCCGGAAAATCACATCGGATTTTATGAAAATCTTGGATTACGCGAACTACACGCTGAGTCGAAG ATCGGCAAACAGGAAGCCAAGCCTTTTGATACGGTCGTTTTCCTCGACCCCCACCTCGAACAACGCCTATGGCCTAAACATTGCGTCATTGATTCATGGGGTGCCCAACTTCACAAAGATCTAGTCATCGTGCCTGGTTCCGATCAG TTACGCAAAGGTAAGCATCCGAACATGGAGGCATATTCCGTATTCGCCGACAACAACCGAGAAAATTCTCGTGAACTTTTGAACATTCTCGAGGGCGTTGGCGCCACAGATTTATACGTTTGCGGTCTGGCCTATGACGTGTGTGTGAGAGCGACTTGTCTGGACGGTCTACGTCAGGGTTATAGACTCGCCGTTATCGAAGATTGTTGCCGTGGTGTAGACCCTGCGGATATCCAGGAAACTAGGAGGACTATCGAAGACAACGGCGGGCTTCTGACAGACTCTGAAAATACTCGGAGACTCGTCGAAGGTCAAAATCGTAGCATTGTTATGGCTCTACAGCTCGCCAAGTCTCTTGGATCGAAAATATTGGGTGATAAGAATCCCGAGGGAGATGAATAG
- the LOC105691815 gene encoding C-type lectin domain family 12 member B, producing MTQHPHGALTILIMGISTLATFKPCSAIYLPSNLTRSDSYAEDESSEYSCSSESNPGPWSGVLEDWVLTSDLSPRSSRVMKIGDNNAVTVSPSGNSPNKRDVSETDLYLLGAIEKLVYRVDFMEKRLRRAEELLYYVISGNNHEKDPCPSNYTRIGKGCYHFGAREFDWKSSASLCRGLGGALVELESVEENQDLVAHLQTDKKVRGKSFWTGGLNPGLLWIWSASARPVHQDTKQTVLGDGRCLNLQFNPASRVYSYRGEDCGSRHRYICELSKDDEAANKLERTARALKSKSS from the exons ATGACGCAACATCCACACGGTGCGCTGACCATACTTATAATGGGGATTTCAACTCTGGCAACGTTTAAACCTTGTAGCG CTATATACCTACCCTCCAATCTGACGAGGTCGGATTCGTACGCAGAAGATGAAAGCTCGGAATACTCTTGCAGCTCTGAATCAAATCCCGGTCCATGGAGCGGGGTTTTGGAGGATTGGGTTTTGACGTCAGATCTCTCACCGCGAAGTTCAAGAGTCATGAAAATTGGGGATAACAATGCTGTGACCGTTTCTCCTTCGGGAAATTCACCGAATAAGAGGGATGTTTCGGAAACCGATCTCTACCTTCTCG gaGCGATCGAAAAGCTCGTTTATAGAGTCGATTTCATGGAAAAAAGATTGAGGCGCGCTGAGGAGCTTCTATACTATGTCATATCcggaaataatcatgaaaagG ACCCATGCCCAAGCAATTATACGCGGATCGGAAAGGGCTGCTACCACTTTGGCGCTCGCGAATTCGACTGGAAGTCGTCGGCCAGTCTTTGTCGAGGTCTTGGCGGTGCTTTGGTGGAGCTTGAGTCTGTGGAAGAGAATCAAGATTTGGTCGCACATCTTCAAACTGACAAAAAAGTTAGGGGTAAAAGTTTTTGGACCGGTGGATTGAACCCTGGACTACTCTGGATTTGGTCTGCCAGTGCCAGGCCGGTTCATCAGGATACGAAGCAGACGGTATTAGGAGATGGAAG gtGCTTGAACCTCCAGTTCAATCCGGCGTCGAGAGTATATTCGTACAGAGGTGAGGATTGCGGGTCTCGGCACAGGTATATTTGCGAACTATCGAAGGATGACGAGGCTGCTAATAAGTTGGAGAGGACGGCGCGGGCGCTGAAATCTAAAAGCAGTTGA